From Candidatus Doudnabacteria bacterium, a single genomic window includes:
- a CDS encoding cold shock domain-containing protein produces MDGTIKKLTDKGFGFIAVEGQEKDVFFHGKSLVGVTFAELHEGDAVSFDMEDSPKGPNAVNVKRA; encoded by the coding sequence ATGGACGGTACAATCAAAAAGCTCACCGACAAAGGTTTCGGCTTCATCGCTGTTGAAGGCCAGGAAAAAGACGTTTTTTTCCATGGCAAATCTTTGGTCGGCGTGACTTTTGCAGAACTCCATGAAGGTGACGCAGTCAGCTTCGATATGGAAGATTCTCCAAAGGGTCCAAACGCGGTCAACGTCAAGCGAGCCTAG
- a CDS encoding AbrB/MazE/SpoVT family DNA-binding domain-containing protein, with amino-acid sequence MHTKENCPFYGSTTIGEKGQVVIPQQVRETMKLEKGDKLLVFGMGEEMVALAKVSRFEKFEKHLSSKLESIRKIIKENGD; translated from the coding sequence ATGCATACAAAAGAAAACTGTCCGTTTTATGGCTCGACAACTATCGGAGAAAAAGGCCAGGTCGTAATTCCGCAGCAGGTGCGCGAAACTATGAAATTGGAAAAAGGGGATAAGCTTTTGGTTTTCGGCATGGGCGAGGAGATGGTGGCTTTGGCCAAAGTTTCCCGGTTCGAAAAATTCGAGAAACATCTTTCCTCAAAGCTTGAGTCGATCAGAAAAATTATTAAAGAAAATGGAGACTAA